The following are encoded in a window of Rhizobium sp. WYJ-E13 genomic DNA:
- a CDS encoding SDR family NAD(P)-dependent oxidoreductase — protein MRNFIARPEHGIVWISGASSGIGRALALKLADEGYRVAVTARNHEKLVELQLEAAGLAGSVIVLDGDVTDAEDMEHVMASIEYEHGALVMAILCAGVYQPVHGEDLNRADFEKTFAVNLSGVVNCLLPAVRHMKTKGQGQIAIVSSVTGYTGLPTSAAYGATKAALINMAESLKFDLDKIGIRIQLINPGFVDTPATRKNAFPMPALVSPETAAERIAAGLKSQAFEITFPKRFTYVLKFLRLLPYGFYFALVNRFTGWGERPANSSRRPVTPHPAE, from the coding sequence ATGCGTAATTTCATCGCCCGTCCTGAACATGGTATCGTCTGGATTTCCGGTGCGAGTTCCGGAATAGGCCGAGCGCTGGCGCTGAAGCTCGCAGACGAGGGATACAGGGTCGCCGTCACCGCCCGCAATCACGAAAAACTGGTGGAATTGCAGCTCGAGGCGGCCGGATTGGCTGGCAGCGTCATCGTTCTCGATGGCGATGTGACCGATGCCGAAGACATGGAACATGTCATGGCCTCGATCGAATATGAGCACGGTGCGCTCGTCATGGCGATCCTGTGTGCAGGCGTCTATCAGCCTGTCCACGGCGAGGATCTGAACCGGGCAGATTTCGAGAAGACTTTTGCCGTCAACCTCTCAGGCGTCGTCAATTGCCTGCTGCCGGCGGTCCGCCACATGAAGACGAAGGGGCAGGGTCAGATCGCCATCGTTTCCTCGGTCACGGGTTACACGGGATTGCCGACCAGCGCCGCCTACGGCGCGACCAAGGCTGCCCTGATCAACATGGCCGAAAGCCTGAAATTCGATCTCGACAAGATCGGCATCCGCATCCAGCTCATCAATCCGGGTTTCGTCGACACGCCGGCAACGCGCAAGAATGCCTTTCCCATGCCGGCACTGGTTTCGCCCGAGACGGCGGCAGAGCGCATTGCGGCGGGTCTCAAGTCGCAGGCGTTCGAGATCACCTTCCCGAAGCGCTTCACCTATGTGCTGAAGTTCCTGCGGCTCTTGCCTTACGGTTTCTATTTCGCATTGGTGAACCGCTTCACCGGTTGGGGCGAGCGGCCTGCCAACTCCAGTCGCCGCCCGGTGACGCCGCATCCGGCCGAATGA
- a CDS encoding deoxyribodipyrimidine photo-lyase gives MARETAARPVIVWFRKDLRLDDNKALHAACTSGRPVIPLYIREPDEEGTGPLGSAQAWWLHHSLHALDAALRKHDGKLILVSGHARDALADIITRSGAKAVFWNRRYDPPGIAIDMRLKHELEKQAIEARSFSGQLLHEPTKVKSSTGTSYRVYTPFWRALEGEGEPESPIDAPERYRFPEQFPASETLVSWKLLPHGPNWAKSFPDMWTPGEAAAQERLQDFIEGGLRGYSADREFPGKTTTSLLSPHLALGEISPARIWEATKGLSRKISSDDIVRFRKELVWREFSYHLLFHFPELARDNWNDSFNGFGWRQDDDGFHAWCNGQTGYPIVDAGMRQLWRHGWMHNRVRMITASFLIKDLLVDWRRGEAWFRDTLVDADPANNAASWQWVAGSGADASPFFRIFNPVFQGEKFDADGSYIRQFVPELEKLDDTYIHRPFEAPENVLDKAGITLGETYPRPIVDHATARRRALKVYNAMKDAA, from the coding sequence TTGGCACGGGAGACTGCTGCAAGACCGGTGATCGTCTGGTTTCGCAAGGATCTGCGCCTTGACGACAACAAGGCTCTGCATGCGGCATGCACATCGGGGCGACCGGTCATTCCGCTCTATATCCGCGAACCCGACGAAGAGGGCACGGGGCCGCTTGGCTCCGCTCAGGCCTGGTGGCTGCACCATTCGTTGCATGCTCTCGATGCAGCCCTGAGAAAGCATGACGGCAAACTTATTCTGGTAAGTGGCCATGCCCGTGATGCACTGGCGGACATCATAACGCGAAGTGGTGCGAAAGCGGTGTTCTGGAACCGCCGCTACGATCCGCCAGGCATCGCGATCGATATGCGCCTCAAACACGAACTGGAAAAACAGGCGATCGAAGCACGCAGCTTCAGTGGCCAACTCCTGCATGAGCCGACCAAGGTCAAGTCCTCGACTGGCACATCGTATCGTGTCTACACGCCTTTCTGGCGGGCGCTCGAAGGCGAAGGAGAGCCGGAATCACCGATCGATGCCCCGGAACGATATCGTTTCCCCGAGCAGTTTCCGGCCTCCGAAACGCTCGTCTCATGGAAGCTCCTGCCGCACGGACCGAACTGGGCAAAATCCTTTCCCGATATGTGGACACCGGGCGAAGCAGCCGCGCAGGAAAGGCTGCAGGATTTCATCGAAGGCGGCCTTCGTGGCTATTCGGCCGATCGCGAATTTCCCGGAAAGACGACAACATCCCTGCTCTCTCCGCATCTGGCGCTGGGAGAAATCTCGCCGGCGCGCATCTGGGAGGCCACGAAAGGACTTTCGCGCAAGATTTCCTCCGATGACATCGTGCGCTTTCGCAAGGAATTGGTATGGCGGGAATTCTCCTACCATCTGCTCTTCCATTTTCCGGAGCTGGCAAGAGATAATTGGAACGACAGTTTCAACGGCTTCGGCTGGCGCCAGGATGACGATGGCTTTCACGCCTGGTGCAATGGCCAAACAGGCTATCCCATCGTCGATGCCGGCATGCGCCAGCTCTGGCGCCATGGCTGGATGCACAACCGCGTTCGGATGATCACCGCCTCGTTTCTCATCAAGGATCTGCTTGTCGACTGGCGCCGCGGGGAGGCCTGGTTCCGCGACACGCTTGTCGATGCCGACCCGGCCAATAATGCGGCGAGTTGGCAGTGGGTGGCAGGATCGGGTGCAGATGCCTCTCCCTTCTTCCGCATCTTCAATCCGGTGTTTCAGGGCGAGAAGTTCGATGCGGATGGCAGCTACATCCGGCAGTTCGTGCCGGAACTCGAAAAGCTCGACGACACATATATCCACCGGCCATTCGAAGCCCCTGAAAACGTGCTTGATAAAGCCGGTATCACGCTTGGCGAAACCTATCCCAGACCCATCGTCGATCACGCCACGGCGCGCCGTCGGGCTTTAAAGGTCTATAACGCCATGAAGGATGCAGCATGA
- a CDS encoding ChrR family anti-sigma-E factor, whose translation MTESDMVHEHIDTIDALMAHYVAGSLPKPARVLVESHLEMKPDNRGLVADLERLAGEALESTPASPISDRDAKLAAIFGSKAPAASNLPSRPQGALFPRALRNLIGFEADDVPWRKRLPGFKEYATDIDGCEVSLMWIRPGRALPAHTHAGMELILILDGAFRDERGLFGPGDISVADASVNHRPVAETDRPCIAFAVSDGPIKLTGSFRQIIGDLIG comes from the coding sequence GTGACTGAATCTGACATGGTTCACGAGCATATCGACACGATCGATGCATTGATGGCGCACTATGTCGCTGGCTCCCTTCCGAAGCCGGCCCGCGTACTCGTGGAATCCCATCTCGAAATGAAGCCGGACAATCGCGGCCTGGTGGCTGACCTCGAACGGCTGGCTGGAGAAGCTCTGGAGAGCACGCCAGCAAGCCCGATCAGCGACCGCGATGCGAAGCTTGCGGCAATCTTCGGCTCGAAGGCTCCTGCTGCCTCGAACCTCCCTTCACGTCCGCAAGGCGCTCTTTTCCCGCGCGCCCTGCGCAACCTCATCGGTTTCGAAGCCGATGACGTGCCGTGGCGCAAGCGCCTTCCGGGCTTCAAGGAATATGCGACCGATATCGACGGCTGCGAGGTCAGCCTGATGTGGATACGGCCGGGTCGTGCACTGCCTGCACATACGCATGCGGGCATGGAACTGATCCTCATCCTCGATGGCGCTTTCCGCGACGAGCGCGGCCTTTTCGGGCCGGGAGATATCTCGGTTGCGGATGCCTCCGTCAACCATCGCCCCGTCGCCGAAACGGACCGGCCCTGCATCGCCTTTGCCGTTTCTGACGGCCCGATCAAGCTCACCGGCTCCTTCCGGCAGATCATTGGTGACCTCATCGGCTGA
- a CDS encoding cysteine synthase A: MTFHPSVIEAIGNTPLIKLKGVSEATGCTILGKAEFLNPGQSVKDRAALYIIRDAEKKGLLKPGGVIVEGTAGNTGIGLTVVAKALGYRTVIVIPETQSQEKKDALRLLGAELVEVPAVPYKNPNNYVKVSGRLAEQLTKSEPNGAIWANQFDNVANRQAHIETTAPEIWKDTDGKVDGFVCSVGSGGTLAGVAAGLKGFNKDIKIGIADPEGAALYEFYKNGALKSEGSSITEGIGQGRITANLEGFTPDFSYRVTDAEALPYLFDLVEHEGLCLGGSTAINIAGAVRLARDLGPGHTVVTILCDYGNRYQSKLFNPDFLSSKGLPIPEWMVGSTDIKIPYEPTA, from the coding sequence ATGACCTTCCACCCCTCCGTAATCGAGGCTATCGGCAATACGCCCCTCATCAAGCTCAAGGGTGTTTCCGAGGCGACCGGCTGCACCATTCTCGGCAAGGCCGAATTCCTCAATCCCGGCCAATCTGTGAAGGACCGAGCGGCGCTCTACATCATCCGTGATGCCGAAAAGAAAGGGCTGCTGAAGCCCGGCGGCGTCATCGTCGAGGGCACGGCGGGCAATACCGGCATCGGCCTGACGGTGGTCGCCAAGGCGCTCGGCTATCGCACCGTGATCGTCATTCCGGAAACGCAGAGCCAGGAAAAGAAGGATGCGCTGCGGCTGCTCGGCGCCGAGCTCGTGGAAGTTCCGGCCGTTCCCTACAAGAACCCGAACAATTATGTGAAGGTTTCGGGCCGCCTTGCCGAGCAGCTTACCAAGAGCGAGCCGAACGGCGCGATCTGGGCCAACCAGTTCGACAACGTCGCCAACCGCCAAGCCCATATCGAAACCACCGCACCGGAGATCTGGAAGGATACGGATGGCAAGGTCGACGGCTTTGTCTGCTCGGTCGGCTCCGGCGGCACGCTTGCCGGCGTCGCCGCAGGTCTCAAGGGTTTCAACAAGGATATCAAGATCGGCATTGCCGATCCCGAGGGTGCGGCGCTCTACGAATTCTACAAGAATGGCGCGCTGAAATCCGAGGGCTCTTCAATAACAGAAGGCATCGGCCAGGGACGCATCACCGCCAATCTCGAAGGCTTCACGCCGGACTTTTCCTATCGCGTCACCGATGCCGAGGCGCTTCCCTATCTCTTCGATCTCGTCGAGCATGAGGGGCTCTGCCTTGGCGGCTCCACGGCGATCAACATTGCCGGCGCAGTGCGCCTCGCCAGGGATCTCGGCCCCGGCCACACGGTCGTGACAATCCTCTGCGATTATGGCAACCGCTATCAATCCAAGCTCTTCAATCCGGATTTCCTGTCATCCAAGGGTCTTCCCATTCCCGAATGGATGGTCGGCTCGACGGATATCAAAATACCCTACGAACCCACAGCGTGA
- a CDS encoding alanyl-tRNA editing protein translates to MPVNALYRDDFYLSTCEAVVTAVHEDGGIELNQTCFYATSGGQPGDTGFFERVDGSKVELGQAKHGATKDIVIHMPLEGQALPEIGEKLVLHIDWPRRYKLMRMHTACHLLSVVCSYPITGAAVGEEESRVDFDMTDTIDKDDVTAKLMDLVNQNHPVYLQWITDEELAANPGIVKSKNVRPPIGLGRVSLVCIGENSAIDSQPCGGTHVSETQEVGQIHIAKIEKKGKENRRFRIRFGTPSNEA, encoded by the coding sequence ATGCCAGTCAATGCCCTCTACCGTGACGACTTCTATCTCTCCACATGCGAAGCGGTCGTCACGGCCGTTCACGAAGACGGGGGCATTGAGCTGAACCAGACCTGCTTCTATGCAACATCGGGCGGGCAGCCGGGCGATACCGGCTTCTTCGAACGGGTCGACGGCTCCAAGGTAGAGCTTGGCCAGGCAAAACACGGCGCGACCAAGGACATCGTCATTCATATGCCGCTGGAAGGTCAGGCGCTGCCCGAAATCGGCGAGAAGCTGGTGCTGCACATTGACTGGCCGCGCCGCTACAAGCTGATGCGCATGCACACGGCCTGCCATCTCCTGTCCGTCGTCTGTTCCTATCCGATCACGGGGGCGGCCGTCGGCGAGGAGGAAAGCCGCGTCGACTTCGACATGACCGACACGATCGACAAGGACGATGTGACGGCCAAGCTCATGGATCTCGTCAACCAGAACCATCCGGTCTATCTTCAGTGGATTACGGACGAGGAGCTTGCGGCCAATCCCGGCATCGTCAAATCGAAAAATGTGCGCCCGCCTATTGGACTCGGCCGCGTCAGCCTCGTCTGCATCGGCGAGAATTCCGCCATCGACAGCCAGCCCTGCGGCGGCACGCATGTTTCGGAAACACAAGAAGTCGGCCAAATTCATATTGCCAAGATCGAGAAGAAAGGCAAAGAGAACCGGCGTTTCCGCATTCGCTTCGGCACGCCCAGCAACGAAGCCTGA
- a CDS encoding cyclopropane-fatty-acyl-phospholipid synthase family protein, which translates to MSNMQDLNQSARDAVTLTAENISRIVKGLPFKAKLALRGLMRMQHGSLTVTLPDGRKVFIKGKAAGPDAALTLRNWNLADRALTSGTIGVAETYMDGDWDSPDITAFLELFLVNGEAAYSYAHGKRGVGRFVERIRHWMNANTKTGSKRNISAHYDLGNDFYKQWLDPSMTYSSALYSTGANDLQSAQNAKYRALAEATGIKPGDHVLEIGSGWGGFAEFAASELNCRVTGLTISREQLAFAQARISKAGLSDKVDFRFQDYRDETGVYDRIVSIEMFEAVGEKYWPAYFSKLKQCLKPGGKAGLQIITIRPEAFEQYRSNPDFIQKYVFPGGMLPTRHHLAELGKKMDLSLVKDFGFGLDYARTLSEWRERFWSVWHKLRPMGFDDRFKRLWEFYLFYCEAGFRARNIDVRQVVFSRP; encoded by the coding sequence GTGAGCAATATGCAGGATTTGAATCAATCTGCCCGGGACGCGGTGACTCTGACGGCAGAGAATATTTCGCGCATCGTCAAAGGCCTGCCCTTTAAGGCGAAGCTTGCGCTGCGCGGCCTGATGCGCATGCAACACGGCTCCCTTACGGTCACGCTGCCCGACGGGCGCAAGGTGTTCATCAAGGGCAAGGCTGCCGGACCTGACGCCGCGTTGACGCTTCGAAACTGGAACCTTGCAGACCGGGCTCTGACCAGCGGCACGATCGGTGTCGCTGAGACCTATATGGACGGCGATTGGGACAGCCCCGACATCACTGCCTTCCTCGAGCTTTTCCTCGTCAATGGCGAAGCGGCGTACAGCTACGCGCATGGCAAGCGCGGCGTCGGCCGCTTCGTCGAGCGTATCCGCCACTGGATGAATGCCAACACCAAGACGGGCTCGAAGCGCAATATCTCGGCCCATTACGACCTCGGCAACGATTTCTACAAGCAATGGCTCGATCCGAGCATGACCTATTCCTCAGCGCTCTATTCGACCGGTGCCAACGACCTGCAGTCGGCGCAGAATGCGAAATATCGCGCTTTGGCGGAGGCAACCGGCATCAAGCCCGGCGATCACGTGCTGGAAATCGGCTCCGGCTGGGGCGGCTTTGCCGAGTTCGCGGCAAGCGAACTGAATTGCCGGGTGACGGGCCTGACGATCAGTCGCGAGCAGCTTGCCTTCGCGCAGGCGCGCATCAGCAAGGCAGGGCTCAGCGACAAGGTTGATTTCCGCTTCCAGGACTATCGCGACGAGACCGGTGTCTACGATCGCATTGTTTCCATCGAGATGTTCGAGGCTGTTGGCGAGAAATACTGGCCGGCCTATTTTTCCAAGCTCAAACAATGCCTGAAGCCGGGCGGCAAGGCGGGACTGCAGATCATCACCATTCGTCCCGAGGCCTTTGAGCAATATCGCAGCAATCCGGATTTCATCCAGAAATATGTGTTCCCCGGCGGCATGCTGCCGACGCGCCACCACCTTGCCGAACTCGGCAAGAAAATGGACTTGTCACTGGTCAAAGACTTTGGCTTCGGCCTTGATTATGCACGTACGCTGTCGGAATGGCGCGAGCGCTTCTGGTCCGTCTGGCACAAGCTCAGGCCAATGGGTTTCGACGACCGGTTCAAGCGGCTCTGGGAATTCTACCTCTTCTATTGCGAGGCAGGCTTTCGTGCCCGCAACATCGATGTGCGGCAGGTGGTCTTTTCGCGGCCTTGA
- a CDS encoding DUF1365 domain-containing protein, whose amino-acid sequence MTASHTSPRATRYGVSVTRNGPPPEAPAVLYVGDVMHQRMKPFGHRFRYRVFSLSIDLDRLEEANGQSVLFSVNRSNLVSFYEEDHAVGGKLRSYADRLLADACVERPAKILLVCYPRILGYVFNPLSVYYAYDNRDALIALIYEVRNTFGERHSYVCPVEENEVFESGLRQTCDKLFYVSPFIGVGMRYHFRMLPPGQEIRWRILETDAEGPLLAATFSGRKKPLASWTLGYLLTAIPFLTIKIMAGIHWEALKLWLKGAIYVRRPPPPPPISVKPASRLAEAAE is encoded by the coding sequence ATGACGGCGTCTCACACAAGCCCCCGTGCAACAAGGTATGGTGTCAGCGTGACGCGAAACGGCCCGCCGCCGGAGGCTCCGGCAGTGCTTTATGTGGGCGATGTCATGCATCAGCGCATGAAACCATTCGGCCATCGCTTCCGGTATCGGGTCTTTTCACTGTCTATCGATCTCGATCGGCTGGAGGAAGCCAACGGCCAGTCGGTGCTGTTTTCGGTCAACCGAAGCAATCTCGTCTCGTTCTATGAAGAGGACCATGCGGTAGGTGGAAAGCTGCGCTCCTATGCCGATCGCCTGCTTGCGGATGCCTGTGTCGAACGACCGGCCAAAATCCTGCTCGTCTGTTATCCGCGGATACTAGGCTACGTCTTCAATCCCCTTTCGGTCTATTATGCCTATGACAACAGGGATGCCTTGATTGCGCTGATCTACGAGGTGCGCAACACATTCGGCGAGCGGCATAGTTATGTCTGCCCTGTCGAGGAGAATGAAGTTTTCGAAAGCGGTCTTCGCCAGACCTGCGACAAGCTCTTTTATGTCTCTCCCTTCATTGGTGTCGGCATGCGCTATCATTTCCGCATGCTCCCGCCCGGCCAGGAAATCCGCTGGCGCATCCTGGAAACCGATGCCGAAGGACCGCTTCTTGCAGCCACATTCAGCGGCCGGAAAAAGCCTCTGGCTAGCTGGACACTCGGTTATCTTCTCACAGCCATTCCCTTCCTAACCATCAAGATCATGGCCGGGATTCACTGGGAGGCTCTGAAACTCTGGCTTAAAGGCGCCATCTACGTTCGCCGGCCACCACCTCCCCCACCTATCAGCGTGAAGCCGGCAAGCCGGCTTGCAGAAGCTGCGGAATGA
- the sseA gene encoding 3-mercaptopyruvate sulfurtransferase produces the protein MSDTKSRFVVSADWLQAELGKPDLRVLDASFYLPAQKRDADAEYAGGHIPGAIRFDQDKIADHSTNLPHTIPSPDYFAAEAGKLGISENDRIVVYDGIGMFASPRVWWLFRVMGAKNVFVLDGGLDGWKAEGRPLETEVPRYAPATFKTNYDASRVVYLDQMRDIVSSAALQIADARSAGRFAASEPEPRAGMRSGHMPGARSLPSGIFANQGRFKSLPELKQTIEDAGIDLSKPVVTSCGSGITAAIITLALESLGHTDNKLYDGSWSEWGSREDTPVVTGPPEPVKA, from the coding sequence ATGAGCGACACCAAGAGCCGTTTCGTCGTCTCAGCCGACTGGCTGCAGGCTGAACTCGGCAAGCCGGACCTGCGCGTCCTCGACGCATCCTTCTATCTTCCGGCACAGAAGCGTGATGCCGATGCGGAATATGCCGGCGGGCATATTCCCGGCGCGATCCGCTTCGACCAGGACAAGATCGCCGATCACTCGACGAACCTGCCCCACACGATCCCCTCGCCTGATTATTTCGCGGCGGAAGCCGGCAAGCTCGGCATCAGCGAGAATGATCGCATCGTCGTCTATGACGGCATCGGCATGTTCGCCTCGCCGCGTGTCTGGTGGCTGTTCCGGGTGATGGGCGCAAAGAACGTTTTCGTGCTCGACGGCGGATTGGACGGCTGGAAGGCCGAAGGACGACCGCTCGAAACCGAAGTGCCACGCTATGCACCGGCAACCTTCAAGACGAATTACGACGCCAGCCGCGTCGTCTACCTCGATCAGATGCGCGATATCGTTTCGAGTGCGGCCCTGCAGATCGCCGATGCCCGCAGCGCCGGCCGTTTCGCCGCCAGCGAGCCGGAACCGCGTGCCGGCATGCGCTCCGGCCATATGCCCGGTGCCCGCAGCCTGCCTTCAGGCATCTTCGCCAATCAAGGTCGCTTCAAATCGCTGCCGGAACTGAAGCAGACGATCGAGGATGCCGGTATCGACCTTTCCAAGCCGGTCGTCACCTCCTGCGGATCGGGCATTACCGCCGCCATCATCACGCTGGCGCTGGAATCGCTGGGGCATACCGACAACAAGCTCTATGACGGCTCCTGGAGCGAATGGGGCAGCCGTGAGGACACACCTGTCGTTACCGGCCCGCCGGAACCGGTCAAAGCCTGA
- a CDS encoding DUF1203 domain-containing protein, with product MTNIQFSAMPTADAEALWSGGRDAYDRLPETMISDGPGHPCRHCLRNIGAGEELLVFAYRPFPEVQPYAETGPIFLHKQPCQRYFADEILPPVLTTSPDFIVRGYGENDRIVYGTGAVTPIEKIPAYAGELLTRPGIAYVHVRSARNNCYQCRIDKVEAPAFAEAGALV from the coding sequence ATGACCAACATTCAGTTTTCCGCCATGCCGACAGCAGATGCTGAAGCGCTCTGGAGCGGCGGCCGCGACGCCTACGATCGCTTGCCGGAGACGATGATCTCCGATGGTCCGGGCCATCCCTGCCGTCACTGCCTGCGCAATATCGGCGCCGGAGAAGAACTGCTCGTCTTCGCCTATCGGCCCTTTCCGGAAGTGCAGCCCTATGCCGAGACTGGGCCGATCTTCCTGCATAAGCAGCCCTGCCAGCGCTATTTTGCCGACGAGATTCTACCTCCCGTCCTGACCACGAGCCCGGATTTCATCGTCCGCGGCTATGGCGAGAACGACAGGATTGTTTACGGCACCGGAGCCGTCACGCCCATCGAGAAAATTCCTGCCTATGCGGGCGAATTGCTCACGCGGCCGGGTATCGCCTATGTGCATGTGCGCTCGGCGCGCAACAATTGCTATCAATGCCGGATCGACAAAGTAGAGGCGCCGGCCTTTGCGGAAGCCGGCGCCCTGGTCTGA
- a CDS encoding GNAT family N-acetyltransferase, whose translation MGKTPASLKAHITRLEMVAPPKASLPVPVNIQTAIMRAPGIPLAFYRYLYRQVGARWHWVDRLRMSDEELAATLHEKRNNISVLYVNGAPAGFYEYLCEDDDTIELSHFGLFEHALGLGIGKWFLLQALYAIWTLNPKKVTTTTNNLDHPRALQLYQMFGFSPVSTGTGIVRPLSDKELLELARRS comes from the coding sequence ATGGGAAAGACGCCCGCTTCGCTCAAGGCCCATATCACGCGGCTTGAAATGGTTGCTCCGCCGAAGGCAAGCCTGCCTGTACCCGTCAATATCCAGACGGCAATCATGCGCGCGCCCGGAATTCCGCTCGCCTTCTATCGCTATCTCTATCGGCAGGTCGGCGCACGCTGGCATTGGGTCGATCGGCTGCGGATGAGTGACGAAGAGCTGGCCGCCACGCTGCATGAAAAGCGCAACAATATCAGTGTTCTCTATGTCAACGGCGCACCAGCCGGCTTCTACGAGTACCTTTGCGAGGACGATGATACGATCGAGCTTTCCCATTTTGGGCTTTTCGAGCACGCGCTCGGCCTCGGCATCGGCAAATGGTTTCTGCTTCAGGCGCTCTACGCCATCTGGACGCTGAACCCGAAGAAGGTCACGACGACGACCAACAATCTCGACCATCCGCGCGCACTGCAGCTCTATCAAATGTTCGGCTTCTCTCCCGTTTCCACGGGAACCGGGATCGTTAGGCCACTGAGCGACAAGGAACTGCTGGAACTAGCCAGAAGAAGCTGA
- a CDS encoding NAD(P)/FAD-dependent oxidoreductase — MNAHVPPLPRRLKVAVIGSGISGASAAWALNPVHDVTLYEKDVRPGGHTATVDVDYDGLNIPVDTGFIVYNEHNYPNLTALLAELGVATHASDMSFSLSLDQGRLEWSGGRLSSIFAQKRNLLNPSFLWMIREILRFNRTCLQDRAAGHLASRSIGDYLDWRGFSPGFTNNYLVPMAAAIWSTPSARMLQFPAEHFVNFFDNHRLIYRRQHQWRTVTGGSRNYLKKLLSPLGDKLKLGCGVRGIIRNDKGATLIEEDGTEAFFDKVIFACHSDQTARLLTDATDQEKRLLAAVPYQPNRVVLHRDTGLMPKRRNVWASWNYLRSSHADGKAGVAVTYWMNRLQGIDPNFPLFVTLNPDREPECRKVFAEFTYEHPQFSAEAMAAQRAIATIQGRNNCYFAGAWTGYGFHEDGLVSGLAAAEALGGIAPWRTARPSSPQAILEAMA; from the coding sequence ATGAACGCACATGTTCCTCCGCTGCCACGCCGCCTCAAGGTCGCCGTAATAGGGTCGGGCATATCGGGTGCATCTGCCGCCTGGGCGCTCAACCCTGTCCATGACGTGACGCTTTATGAGAAGGATGTCCGGCCGGGCGGCCATACGGCAACGGTCGATGTCGACTATGACGGGCTGAACATTCCAGTCGATACCGGCTTCATCGTCTACAACGAGCACAATTATCCCAATCTGACCGCGCTCTTAGCAGAGCTCGGCGTCGCCACGCATGCGAGCGACATGAGCTTTTCACTGTCGCTGGATCAGGGCAGGCTGGAATGGAGCGGCGGCCGGCTGTCGTCGATATTCGCGCAGAAGCGCAATTTGCTGAACCCCTCCTTTCTCTGGATGATCCGCGAAATATTGCGGTTCAATCGTACCTGCCTGCAGGATCGGGCGGCCGGTCATCTCGCCTCTCGCTCGATCGGCGATTACCTCGACTGGCGCGGCTTCTCACCCGGTTTCACCAACAACTATCTGGTGCCGATGGCGGCCGCGATCTGGTCGACGCCATCAGCGCGCATGCTGCAATTTCCCGCCGAACACTTCGTCAATTTCTTCGACAATCACCGGCTTATCTATCGCCGTCAACATCAGTGGCGCACGGTGACCGGCGGCAGCCGCAACTATCTGAAAAAACTCCTATCACCACTTGGGGACAAATTGAAACTTGGCTGCGGCGTGCGTGGCATTATCCGTAATGACAAGGGTGCGACCCTCATCGAAGAGGACGGCACCGAGGCCTTCTTCGACAAGGTGATCTTTGCCTGCCACAGCGATCAGACAGCGCGGCTGCTGACCGATGCGACGGATCAGGAAAAGCGATTGCTTGCTGCCGTACCGTATCAACCGAACCGCGTGGTGCTTCACCGTGATACCGGCCTGATGCCGAAGCGGCGCAACGTCTGGGCATCCTGGAACTATCTGCGCTCCAGCCATGCCGACGGCAAGGCTGGCGTGGCTGTGACCTACTGGATGAACAGGCTGCAGGGCATCGACCCGAACTTCCCGCTGTTCGTCACACTCAATCCGGATCGCGAACCGGAGTGCCGCAAGGTCTTTGCCGAATTCACTTACGAGCATCCGCAATTTTCTGCTGAAGCGATGGCCGCGCAGCGAGCGATTGCTACAATTCAAGGAAGAAACAACTGCTATTTCGCGGGCGCCTGGACCGGATATGGATTCCATGAGGATGGACTCGTCTCCGGTCTTGCGGCGGCGGAGGCGCTGGGCGGGATCGCACCCTGGCGGACTGCCCGGCCTTCCTCCCCTCAGGCCATACTGGAAGCGATGGCATGA